ACATTTACAAATGGTTCATAGTATATAACAGCCCAAATGTCACTTTTAACCTGTCCTGTGTAAGGAAGTTAAACATTTCAAATTCAGTGCATTTTCCCAACATAAATAACACAAACTATtctaaatgtttacatttattaCAGTGCATATTTCCAAATAGTAAATGgaatgaaattatattaaatgGTTGTATCATCGTATTTAAGCATATTATGGAATCTATATCACACAAGTCAACTCACATCAATACTATGTAATTCATTCTAAAAGAACATCACAGGCGCACACACAAGAGAACAAAATTTggttttttataaatttaaagtgtACTATCTAAACTACACTAAAAGATTTATCTTAATGAAACAGCCAATTTTCAAATCCTCTTTCTTTCCAAGTTTGGCATAAGGAAAGTTCAATCCATTCGAATCTTCTGGTTTGTCATCCTATAAATGATGCTATCATATCCAGGATCCATGTTCCAAATATTGTAACAGGTGACAATCAGAGTCAAGGCCAAGCCGATCATTATCCAAAGTACCAGGTTGAAAACCACGGAATATTCAAAATTATACTTATATGCAAGGTTATAGGGAGTTGAGGGGTCCTtctacaataaaagaaaatcaagatgGAAGAATATTAAGTTAGGAAATTACCGCAACTTGATAGCTGTGATTCATTTATGTAACAAACATACTAAGTGGCATAAGAGCTACATATACTAGGAACTAAGAAGGAGGCGCCTTCACGGAGAAGACACTCTGTTGGTAGAAGCAGAAAGTGACTCAACTGCTTGAGAAAATTTGGCAATACCAATAAAGTTGACGGTGTGCATATACAGTAATCCAGCCGGTTCATACCCTAGGGAACACTTGTGTATGTGTAGAGAGACATGTACAAGGATGTCTATCAACAGAATGGGTAACTGGCACATCCATGCAATGGAACACATAGCAGTAAAATGACCTCAACTACTCTATGAGCATGCGTGACTCTTCAATACTGAGCCTTTGCTCAGAGAAAAAACACAGCATGATTCCAAACAACATTGTTTAAGcctaaatgaagtgaaagtgttagtcactcagtcgtatctgactctgcgaccccatggactgtagcccaccaggctcctctgtccatgagatttcccaggcaagaagactggagtgggttgccatttccttctccaggggatcttcctgacccaggtctcctgcactgcaggcagattctgtaccatctgagctatcagggaagtccttaaggATAATACATCTGTATTAAAACTGTAAAGAAAAGCCAAGGAATGGTTAACATAATATTCGAGAGAGCAGTTTCCTCTAGGTGGGGAAGGTAGAGGAGTAAGACAAGAGGGAGCTTCAAAGGAACAGGTATTACCTTCAGCTTTAGAGTGTTAcatattaaaaattctttaactaGTATTACATGTTACATACTTTTGTAttctgtgtgtggagggtgtatccTGCCAGGGAGATTTTACATTCATTTCTGCTGGATGGGGGCCACCCCTCTTACCAGCTTAGGACCAGGGTTTGTGTTAATTTCTTGGCCTGAGGCTTCCCTAGGAGACATCCCACCACCCCCAACACATACCCTGCCTGCACAGCACCCGAGTGGCCTTTCTGTCTCCCTTTGCTGGCGTGTGCGTGCTAatgtcactccagtcgtgtccgactctgtgcgaccctatggactgtagcctgccaggttcctctgtccatgggattctccagttaagaatacaggagtgggttgccatgccctcctccaggggatcttcctgacccatggttTGAACCAgtgtcttttacgtctcctgcactggcaggcaggttctttaccactaccaccacctggaaGACCCCCTTTGCTGGTACGTAGGCTGTTTTCTAATCTACCTTCTCATTGTGGGCATGGCCCTTTCGGCATCCCAGCTACACAAGGAAGTCTCAGTTCCAACTCCCGACAAACAGCCAATCCCTTGGTAACCCAACTGGCAATGTCCTCAGGATAGCCTGATTATTACACAGTTCTCCAGTTCCCCTTACTTTCTTGAGAGTGAACTATGCACTCaaaagggtaatttttttttcaatcggCCATTATCTAGACGCTCTGTCGTGTGAAAATTTTTCGGTTTGtctagcctggtgtgctgttttAAACAGAGGTTCTCCCACTCCTATTTAGGATGAAATAATCTCAAACCAGCCATGTCCAGACTGTCTTGAACACACATTACCTTTGAGCATCTCACTCTTCAGTCCCACGGGGCCCAAAGGAGAGTGTCCATAAAAGACTGAGGATCTGACTGCTCTGAGAGATAAAGCCAGCTATAAATAATGTTCTTGGCCACACGATGCTTCAGCTGTGTGCATATACACTTGTTTTACTAGGGCTGGCACCCTTGCCTATGATCCTCTAAATGCTTAAAATCAAAGTAAGATCCAGGCCAAAAATTTGTAGAATTATAGAGAGAGTACGTAGCAGGAAAATGAGAGCCTATACCACAAAGACAATGAGCCTCTGAGAAAAGCAGATACCACAAGTTGAGAGCACCACACTCCTCCTGCACGTTAATGTCTGACATTTCCTTGTAATACCTGTATTTGAATTATCTCACTAGATCCGACAGATTTGCTTTTATCCCTAACGAAGTACATTATCTGATTACAACCCCAAAGAACTGAGCGTCACTTACAAAGCACAATACCTCCGTGAATAAAAAACCTATGTTTTAATCATTTTCAGATTTACTGATTGCTCATGCATACTGCCCACAGGTGATACAAGATTTGGTGAGTTTTTTAAGAGttcattttacaattttaaagcgTGATCCAAAAATGTACTCACCACTTGTTTTGTCTCAAGAATATTCCTCGTCTTCCTTACAAGGGATGTGTCGAATGATCTGACAGTCACTAACTCTACCACTGCATTCCCACCATAGAGATTgtacatgtcatctgcaaactgaaGCGTTATCAGCATTAGTAAGAATCTCAATACACatacttattaaaatttttgtaaagCTTCGGTGCACCTACAAGAACACACACAATTACCTATTGCCTCATGAAATGCAGTCTTAAAATAGGCAAGTCTTAAAGGTTTTGATTAtgttaaaatattcagaaaactgttAAGATTCAGCTCAAATACTCAGAATAAGAAAGTAGTCACTGAATTTGTTGGCGTATAAACTGGGAGCagggaaatggaaaaggaaatctttCTAAGTGGTCTCTGGTTAATCACACCTACAAAGATTTTAACTGAAGCCTCACTGAAGGGCTGCAGGTGAATAACTTCAAGGGCAGAGGAAAAGTAGCATTTACTAGTATCTACTACATGTCTGGTGCTGTGCCGAGTGGTGTTCTTTGATTATTTCACAGCGTTTAATGGGGACAGCGTTTCAGGGAAGATGAAAGTCCTGGCAATGGACAGTGGTACAGTTGCACAACAATGAATGTTTTTAGTGCCATGGAACTGTACACTTACAAATagttaaatggtaaattttacgCTAGCTATATTTTACCATGATGAAAAAAGTACTGTACTAGAGTTATCAATCGTTTCCTATGCTGCCTCTGCCAGCTTTAGAAAGAGAtgatctctggtggtccagtggttaagattcagcTCACTGCCAGGGCCCACGTTTAatctctggtgggggaactaagatcctgcaagctgtgctgCACAGCTCAAAGAAGGAAAGACACACTGACATCCCACTATATACCTGTGACCTACCTACTCCATCCTCAGCCCTCAAAGAAGGTGAGTAAAAGACTTCAATCAGTAGTGTTTCACTAAGCAGATTTTCCCATCAGGAAGTGAAAAGTTAAATGGTCATACTCTTAACTGCTCACACCCCACTGATGATTTACCTTTTGCAGAGCATCAATAAGGATCTTAGAGGCATCTCTAAATTGTTCAGAGTCTTCCCCATAGTGTTTCCCAATTTCATCCAGGCCTGCTAGCTCCAGTGAGTATAAATCAGGAGAATGATCCTTGGCTAGATGCTTATGTCGAGACAACTTAGGAGAACAAACAAAAGGAAGTGGATAAAGTAATGTCAAACACAGCCAGTTGGAGTTTAATACCTAAAAGGTATAACAGGGGCACCCCAGTGCACcacagtatgggcttcccaggttgctcagtggtaaagatccacctgccaatgcaagagatgtgggttcgactcctgggtggggaagatcccccggaggaggaaatggcaacccactccagtattcttgcctggagagtcccatggacagaggagcctggtgggctacagtccatggggtcacaaagagtcagacacgactgaagtgactgagcatgcatacacataccACTATATACAAAGTCAGAGGGTGGCAAATGGAACCGGTTAAAATGGGAGTTTCTGAAATTCAACACAGATTTTAGTTTTTAGAAGCAATTATAataaaaacttgttttaaaatttctaaaaaacctcagatatgggCCAGGGTATGAGAGAACAGGTGGCTGGGCCAGTCTGATCCTAGAGAGAGATGAGCCCATCAGTGCTCACCTCCCACTCACTAGCACTACACTTCCACACTCCCCAAACCAACCCCACTGAAAGTTTGGGCAACAACTGTAGAAGACAGCACACAGGTTAAGTTTTTCTATCTCATCataggattaaaaagaaaaaaaaaccattcacctcccccccatccccccaaaaaagaacaTACTACATGCATTTTTATTCCCTTCCTGACTTGGTTGACAGCACTGTTAGTCAAAACTGTATTTTCTATTGAGGTCTATTTTAGACCCAAAGATAAAGATATAGTAATTAAGTCTTAATATCTGAGAAGAAATCAACAGGTCAGGACTATAGCCAGGGGAGGCCTTACTCCTAAGGCCTGTGTACTTGGAATCTCTCTCCTAGAagtaaaaatgcagagaaatgtgTTAACATTAGATGAGTTCAaaatccccaccaccaccactagttTCTCAACTTCCATGGACTCATAAATCTAAGGCATATGTAAACTTTTTGATTGGTTTCATTACCATTCAAGGCATCTCTAGAAATGTCTTCTGAAGGCAGAATAAATGGAACTGACAAATGAGAGCAGCCTACTTACCAAACTTGAAATATCACGTAGCACTTGcagttcagaaagaaaaaggagatcaacctgcagagagcagaaagaaatgagCACTATCTTAAATATGCACCCAAGATCTGTATTTGTCATCTAGCAAGTAAGGCACAGGAAGTTACAGACATTAAACACATGAGTGAATTTATGCAACTGTCCTCCATTTGCTAGGTTCATCTCAATTGAAAATGCTTATACAATAGTACTTCCTAACAAAATGGTGATGTTATTCTCCAGCACAGCGACTACCTCTCAATAACTTCATTTTTGATAAAGCCATGATACAGCATCCAAACTCCAAAGTGGTTTTCCCTCAGGGCATCAGAATATTCTGGCACACTGCAATGAGGTCTTGCCAATAGCCTCATTTGCTCACATCCCTTGAAGAATAAAAGGTGGTAGTCCTGGTCATCCAGAGTAGGTGAAGGGAGGCTACCACAAAGGTGGCATGCCATGTGGTTAAGAGGGTGCATGAACAGGTGAATAGGTGGTAAAGCTGACATACAGGAGCCAAAGGAAGGGTAGCACCCTACACTGGACAGTTGAGAATGAACAGAAAAATGAGGCAACACATCAGAAGAGGCAGTGAATAACAGCTCCCACATGACCAGATCTACCCAGTTCCACCCACTACACTACCAAAGTAGTTACTGTGATTTCTGGCCTGTCAGGATTAACTGGTGGCAACCCTTGCACTAGTATGTCATACTATTTACTATAGCTCAGCTCACAGAAAGAGTCAGTTCATgagaatcactttttaaaaattacactaaaggaaaaaaagaatctacTCCAGCAGGaagcttttaaaacttttcattttctaaaatttcaagtTTGCTCTAAAGTCAGAGGCATGAGAAATTAGTaatattcacttattcattcaatgaCTACACTACTTACTTCATTGTTCCTACTCAGAGAATTGAGGGGAAGTGAAGTGAGAACAGAGTTTTCTTGAAATAGTCGATTGCGGAGCTGTCTGAGCGTTACTGAGAGATCTTCAAAAACTGAGTTTGCCTTCCCCACCATGTACACTCTCTGGAAGAAGAATCCAAAATTGTATTACATTCTGTAGATTAATTCCAATATACCAAGGTCTATcagcatttttcatagaatttgttttaaattttcattaaataatgagagcttatttttcaaagcatttaaaataaaaactatcacaACTTACTTCCTCACTGGGAGCCAACTGCAAAACCACAGGAGTTTCTTCAGAAAATAACGAGTGAATGGAATTTGCCACACTGTCAAGACTAAAAGGAACTGCCTGAAATTTAAGAGTGAGACCTTAATTATTATCTGAATCcaagtagaaagaaaaatcatttaaatagCATTAAAAAGGGAGCCTTAAAAAAAAGTACCAGCATTTTCTATGGAAATTTAAAAGACCCAAATCATATCCAAATACAAAGAACCTGTTTGAGGATACTGAAGATTAAACAGCCCCCTAGTGGGCCAATGAGTTTGTGTCTCCAAATTgcataaataagaaaaaacttGCAAAATTAAGGACAAAACACTATCGTGTACAAAGCATCACTTTCAGGTGGTCATGCGTGTGCTCAGCCCCTCAGTCaagtccatctctttgcgaccccatggactgtagtccgccaggctcctctgtccatggaattctccaggcaagaatactggagtgcgttgccatttcctcctccaggggattctcctgacccagggatcaaacccatgtctctggcatctcctgcactggcaggcaggttcagtTGGTCATTCAGGTATTTTTTAGCAGGAACACATTTGGTTTCAATATTGATAAAATGTGCCACAATGAATGTATACTCTATAATAACTTATTAACTTGCATTTAAGAGGTGAAGGGAATTTGAAGACTTGAATTTGAAAGAAACAGacctcatttttcatttcaaaactttaaaaaacttcaTTTCAAAACTTtaagggatgggagggaggttcaagagggaggggacatacatctatctatggttaattcatgctgatgtagaaaccaacacaacattgtaaagcaattattctccaattaaaaataaataatttaaaaataatttttagaaaaggaaaaagtgttTAATAAGGTGTAGGGTTTAGTCTTCAGATAGACTGAAGATTCTTAGGCAAGGGACAAAGTATGTCACAAGAAATTTGAATGTGAAATTTATCTTGGGACCACATGGTATTAATAAACTGAAATTGGCAATTGTGATAAAATGTACTTTTCCCCCTGAATTTCTTGTTACAGTGTAACATACatatggtgcttcccaggtggctcagtgctaaagaatctgcctaccaatgtaggagacacaaggtctgatccctgggttgggaagattcccccagagaaataaatggtagcccactccagtattcttgcctagaaaattcccatggacagagcagacttgtgggctacagtcccatggggtcacaaagagttggacacaactgatcacacacgcacacaacatACATATAATATGGTGCATACATCTTGGCTTAACAGTTCAGGGAATATTTATAAATGGATATTCATATAGCCCCACCAGATCAAAATAAAACATCAGCACCCTACAAGCCTCTCTACCCACTCCCTCCATCCCTAAGGGTAATCAAAATTCTGACTTCTACTCCTATAGACCTGTTTCTGCCcccacattattttttaaaagagataatggtaattttttccctcaaaaaatattttattcttatcatTATTAAAACAAGCAATATAGTAGCAATGCTTTTGTTTTAATGGAGATTTCTCAGAGcgatttttttcagtagtttcTTTTACTATTAAAAGGTTCATGTTTATAAGTAGCACGTTAATGTGGGCCAGGCAGAAATAAAATGGGTTTAGTAACTgtgaaaagaaattaatttttttcttagtgcATATCAACTCTTCCCCAGATTCTCTTAAAATAAGTTAATGATTAACTGAAGAAGGGGAAGAGAGTTCCAACTTGCAAAAGCATCCTTTTTATAAGCATCCCGAGTCAGCCACAAACGTGCTCCTTTTGCAATCCCACAGTCAACTTTCTTGGGCTTTGGAAGGAATATGAGAACACGTAACACAATTCCCCAGCCTCATTTCACCTCAGTGGCATTCATGGCAGGAAAGTTGAAGATTAAAGGTGACATGTCCCTAGCAATCAAACTGGAGAAGCTACTGAGTCAGGTGAATGCCAAactgggaaggaagaagggataCAGACACACtaaactggaaaaggaaaaaaagctcaTGCTTAAAACTATATTATAAGGATACGCACGTTTGTCccagagaaaatagaaattctgTATCTACAGGACTTGAAACTAATGATAACAGCTAGCTAATCAAATAGAAGCTTCATTAAGTGGAATTCtcaagcttttgtttgtttgttttgaggtgGATTTTTTCCCTTCGAGGCAGTCAGTCAAGGTTAAGCAGTAACATGAGCTCTTTTCAGTTTCTACTCATGTAAAATGAGgc
This Budorcas taxicolor isolate Tak-1 chromosome X, Takin1.1, whole genome shotgun sequence DNA region includes the following protein-coding sequences:
- the ATP6AP2 gene encoding renin receptor; this translates as MAVLVVFLSFSVAGVLGNEFSILRSPGSVVFRNGNWPIPGERIPDVAALSMGFSVKEDLSWPGLAVGNLFHRPRATVMVMVKGVDKLALPPGSVISYPLENAVPFSLDSVANSIHSLFSEETPVVLQLAPSEERVYMVGKANSVFEDLSVTLRQLRNRLFQENSVLTSLPLNSLSRNNEVDLLFLSELQVLRDISSLLSRHKHLAKDHSPDLYSLELAGLDEIGKHYGEDSEQFRDASKILIDALQKFADDMYNLYGGNAVVELVTVRSFDTSLVRKTRNILETKQVKDPSTPYNLAYKYNFEYSVVFNLVLWIMIGLALTLIVTCYNIWNMDPGYDSIIYRMTNQKIRMD